Genomic segment of Myxococcus stipitatus:
CGCGCGCTGGAGCACACGCTGGGGGATGCGTCGCGGCCGGTGCGCTCCTTCACGATGCACTTCTGCTCGCCCGCGGTGGAGGGGGACGCGCACGTGGTGACGCGCATCGAGCGGGCGGGGAAGCTCGTGACCCACGCCACGGTGCGCGTGGAGAACGAGTCAGGTGTGGTGGCGCTCGGAAGCGCGACCTTCGGCGCCGCGCGAGGAGGCGCCATCGAGTACCAGGAGATGACGCCTCCGCCCGTGCCGCGTCCGCACGAGGTGCCCATGATTCCGGACGACGTGCCCATGCCGGACTTCTGCCGCTTCTTCGAGTACCGCTACTGCCTGGGCTCGGCGCCGTACTCGGGAGCGGACATCGCGGAGACGGGCGGCTGGCTGCGCCCGCGCGACCCGACGGTGCTGGACGCGCCGCTGTGTGTGGGGATGATGGATGCGTATCCGCCGTCGGTGCTGTCGCGCGTGGAGGGCTTCCGCCCGGCCGCCACCGTGGACTTCACCGTCCACTTCTTCCACGCGTTTCCCCAGCCGGGGCTCGCGCCGGATGCCCAGTTCCTGCGCACGGGCCGCTCGCGTCAGGCGGGGCAGGGGTACGCGGAGGATTCCCAGCAGCTCTGGACGGAGGACGGCGTGCTGCTGGCACAGTGCCGTCAGCTCTTCGCGGTGATGGGCTGAGGTTTCAGGCCGCGGCGGTGGCGAGCTGCTTCACCAGCAAGCGAATCAGCTCCACCGGATGGATGGGCTTGGGCAGGAGCTCCGCGCCGTAGCGGATGGCGACGGAGAGCAGGTCATCGAGCTGCTCATGTCCCGTGAGGAAGATGAAGGGCGCGTGGCACTCCTTCAATTCGCGCATGGCGATGAGCACGTCGGCGCCATTCATCTGCGGCATGTTGTAGTCGCAGAGGATGGCGGAGACCTTCGACAGGTCGAGCTTGAAGGCGTCATCCGGCGACTGCACCTTCACCACCGCGTAGCCCGCGCTGTGCAGGATGTCCGTCACCATCGAGAGCACGAACACGTCGTCGTCAATCACCAGCACCGTCTGCATCGCGAGCGCTCCCGGTTGGCTGGACACATTCTACGAGTCCGGCCCACCGGGAGAGTAGAGCGTGAAACATCTGTCACATCAGCGCGGCGCGGGGGCCACGGGTCTCGTGGGCCCCTGGGTGTCCGGTGACGGAATCAAGACGAGGTCTTCCTGAGGCGGAATCAGGTACTCGGCGCCGGTCTCGGTGACGACGG
This window contains:
- a CDS encoding thioesterase family protein, which translates into the protein MTAAFLAATTPEPLEPHRYLIRFTAPWYQGRGAYGGVVAGTALRALEHTLGDASRPVRSFTMHFCSPAVEGDAHVVTRIERAGKLVTHATVRVENESGVVALGSATFGAARGGAIEYQEMTPPPVPRPHEVPMIPDDVPMPDFCRFFEYRYCLGSAPYSGADIAETGGWLRPRDPTVLDAPLCVGMMDAYPPSVLSRVEGFRPAATVDFTVHFFHAFPQPGLAPDAQFLRTGRSRQAGQGYAEDSQQLWTEDGVLLAQCRQLFAVMG
- a CDS encoding response regulator, with the translated sequence MQTVLVIDDDVFVLSMVTDILHSAGYAVVKVQSPDDAFKLDLSKVSAILCDYNMPQMNGADVLIAMRELKECHAPFIFLTGHEQLDDLLSVAIRYGAELLPKPIHPVELIRLLVKQLATAAA